The genomic stretch TTACCGGCCCAAGGAGTTCTGGCAGGCCGGCAGCAAGGTCTCCTACCGGGTGCAGGCGGGCGGGTTGCCGCTGGGCGACGGCTGGTACGGCCGGGCCGACCTGACCGTCGACATCACCGTCGGCCCGAAGCAGGTCATGACGGTGGACAACCGGACCAAGCGCATGGTCGTCACCCGGGACGGCGAGACGGTCAAGACGATCCCGGTGAGCCTCGGCAAGAAGAGCACGCCCTCCTCCAGCGGCACGATGGTGGTGATGGAGAAGCTGCGCAAGACGGTCTTCGACACGTACGAGGAGTTGGGCCCCGAGGACGGGTACCGGACGAAGATCGACTACGCCCAGCGCCTGACCTACGGCGGCGAGTTCATCCACGCCGCGCCCTGGTCCGAGGGACAGCAGGGCACCACCAACGTCTCGCACGGCTGCGTGAACGTGTCGATGGTCAACGGCGCCTGGCTGTTCGAGAACACGAAGGTCGGCGACCCGATCGTGGTCAAGGGCACCGAGCGCAAGCTCCAGAACGGCAACGGCTGGACGGACTGGAACGTGAGCTGGGAGGAGTACGTCAAGGGCAGCGCCCTGCCGTACGAGCCGGCGGGGCCGGACGCCACCGACCAGGAGACCTCGGCGGACGAGTCCGAAGCGCCCACCACCTGAGGTTCGGCATCGGCGGCGGTCCCCCGTGCGGGGGACCGCCGCCGTGGTCGTGATGCCCCACCGATCCCCTAGAGAGACTCAGGCCCCGTCCGGAGACGGGGCCTGAGCCGCGGATACGGAGATCCGGAAACCGGGTGACTGATGGGAATTGAACCCACGACAACCGGGACCACAACCCGGTGCTCTGCCAACTGAGCTACAGCCACCATGCCGCCGCGCCTGGCCAATTCGCCCGGTGCGGGTGCGGGGAAATCATACCCCCACCACGGCCGACCGCGTCCAGCGGGTTGCCGGGGTGGCTCAGAGGTCGGCGGCGATCGCCCTGGCGCTCTCCACGTCCGGCCCGGGCAGCGGGACGAAGATGGTGCGGC from Micromonospora craniellae encodes the following:
- a CDS encoding L,D-transpeptidase, with protein sequence MRVRDQRNRRRGVLAAGMLAAAMVLTSACTGGKGGDDGPGWQDGADQPTPKASVSISEPAADAKDVPASTAITFAAEQSEETAVELTDAGGEPVKGALVADGRSWLPAKALAYGESYTATVTATGDDGVPVTATSAFTVMKQPGNQVRITSFLGDDQTVGVAMPLIVKFGREIPEKYRADLQRRMTVTSTPAQEGVWHWVSPTEVRYRPKEFWQAGSKVSYRVQAGGLPLGDGWYGRADLTVDITVGPKQVMTVDNRTKRMVVTRDGETVKTIPVSLGKKSTPSSSGTMVVMEKLRKTVFDTYEELGPEDGYRTKIDYAQRLTYGGEFIHAAPWSEGQQGTTNVSHGCVNVSMVNGAWLFENTKVGDPIVVKGTERKLQNGNGWTDWNVSWEEYVKGSALPYEPAGPDATDQETSADESEAPTT